The window GCCCCTATGCGGTGGCTTCGGCGGTCTCTGTCGACTGCGCCTCGAAGACCTCCTCGGTGCTGAAGAGCGACCGACAGTCCTCACACACCATCTGTCGCTGGATCGCGTACTCCCAGAGCTTACCGCCGCAGTTCAGACAGTCGAAGTGCGCCTCGACGAACGGGTCATTGGTCGCGTACGGGTTCTCGAACTCCGCCATACACCGAGTTACTCGCGTAATTCCTAAAAGCGTATCGCCGGGTCCGACGCTCCCGGCGAGGGTTTATATACGATACCGGGACCAGACGGCCCGTGAGTTGACGACCACCCCGCGCCGGGTCGCGGTTGCTCGGCACGTCGGCGCGGGAACCGAGCGGGGAACGGAACCGGCGGCGACGCCGCCGGCGAACGCCTCGCGAGCGGGTGCCGACTGTTCGCCAACCACTCCCGGTCGACCGAGCGCGGTCGCTCCGCTCGCGGAGGGAGCCGGCGTCGCGGCGCCACACGGGGTCCGGAGAAAGCCGTCCCGTACTCTCGCTGCGATTACTCCTCGGCGTACTCGACGAACTTCGAGTGGATCTCCTCGGGGATCTCGACGGCGCCGCCGCCGCCGGTCTCGGCGCAGACGCGCTGTTCGTATCCCGAGAACGCGAGCGTGTCGCCGTTGTACGCCTCGTACTCGAACCGGACGGCCCGCGTGCTGGGGTCCGGCGTCAGCGTCATCCGGACGTCGTCGCCCGCGTGGAGCGGCGCCTTGAACTCGAACTGCATATCGACGAGCGGGAACCCGAAGTCGTAGTTCTCCGTGAGCTCCCAGAAGGGATAGCCGATCTCCTGCATGAACATGTCCGAGGTCTCGTGGAGCGCGTCCACGATGCGGGGGTAGTGAGCGATGCCGTGCGGGTCGGTGTCCGAGAACCGGACCGTCCAGGTGCGTTCGTACATTATCGTTCCTCGAGTACGACCAGCGCATCGAGCGCCATCACTCCATCGGTCGTCGCAAGAACTGGATTGACGTCGAGTTCGGCGATCGGGTGGTCGTCGACCAGGTCGCCGACGGCTACGATCACCTCCGCGAGACGCTGCACGTCCGCGGGGTCGCTCCCGCGGTAGCCCGAGAGCAGCGGCGCGGACTGCAGTTCCGCGAGCATCCCGCGGGCCTCGGCGGCGTCGATCGGGGCGATCCGGTGGCTGGTGTCCTCGAAGATCTCGGTGAAGACGCCGCCCAGCCCGGTGAGTACGACCGGACCGAAGGACGGGTCCCGGACCCCGCCGACGATCACCTCGGTCCCTCGTTCCAGGTCCGCCGCCGCCTCGACGAGGACGTCGGCCTCGATTCCGCGCTCCGCCGCGGCGTCGAAGATCGCCTCGACGGCCCCTCGAACCGCGTCGGGGGTGTCGAGACCGACGGCGACGCCGACGCCGCCGGCCCACTCGCTCTTGTGCGTGACGTCCGGCGAGGACACCTTGACGACCGCCGGGTAGCCGACGGTCTCGGCCGCCTCGACCGCCTCGTCGACGCCCGAACACACCTCGAACGAGGGCGTGTCGACGCCGACCGACGCGAGGAGCCGCTTCCCCTCGGCCTCGGTCAGCGTGTCCCGGCCGTCGGCGCGAGCGGCGGCGATCGGTTCCGGGAGGGCCTCACTCATCGGTCGACACCTCCTCGTCGGCAGCCCCGGCAGGCGCGTGCCCGTCGGCGGCGGCTCCAGCAGACGCGTTCCCGTCGGTGACGACCCCGGCAGGCGTCGATCCGCCGTCGGCGACGCGGTCGTCGCCGTGTAACTGCGCGTACCGGGCGAGCGCGCCGGCGGCCTCGGCCGCGCGTTCGGGCGTCTCGAAGAACGGCACGCCGACGTCTTTCAGCGCCTCGCGCTCGTCGGCCAGATCCTCTTCGATCCCCTCGGTCGCGAACAGCACGGGCTTGTCGACGCGTTCTGCGAGACCGTCGAGTTCCTCGACCGGCAGACCGAGCGCCGCCTCGAACAGTTCGTAGACGAGGACGATGTCGATCCGGTCGTCCTCGGCGACGGCAGTGACGACGTCGCCGAACGCGGGCATCGGCCGGCCGGTGTCGACGGGGTTGTCGGCGTAGGTGATTCCGGGGAGGATCTCGTCGACGCGTTCCTGGGTCGCCTCCGTCAGCTCCGGAAGCCGCCCGCCGGCGCGCTGGATGCGGTCGGTGATGATGATGCCCGGGCCCGCCTGGGCGGTCACGACTCCGACGTTCGGGCCGTCCGGGGTGGGAGAGTTCCCGAGCGCCGCGGCGGCGTCCAGCAGGTCGTCGGTGGCGTCGACCGTCGGGACGCCGTACTGGGCGAACCCCGCGGTGTACAGCTCGTGATCGCCCGTGAGCGCGCCCGTGTGCGACTCGGCGAAGTCGCCGACGTCGGACTGGCCGACCTTGTACGCGATCACCGGCGTGTCGCTCTCGCGGCAGGCTTCGAGCAGCCGGCGGCCGTCGTCGGTCCCCTCGACGTGGAGGGCGATGGCGTCCGTCCGGTCGTCGCCGTCGAAGTACTCGACGGTCTCGGCGAAGCCGACGTTGGCCCGGTTCCCGAGGCCGACCATCGCGGAGATGCCGCGTCCCTGTCGCCGCGACTGGAACGCCAGGACGTGTGCGACACCGCCGCTCTGGGCGATGACCGCAGTGTTCCCCGCCGGGATCTCCTCGGCGCCGCTGGCGAACGTGCACCGCAGGTCGGTCCCGGGGACCAGAAACCCGCTGGTGTTCGGTCCGAGCAGCGAGATGTCGTACTCCTCGGCGATCTCGACGATAGCCGCCTGTAGCTCCTCGCCCTCCTCGCCGGCCTCGGCGAACCCGCTGGCGTAGATGACGGCCGCGCCGATGCCCGCCTCCCCGCACTCCTCGAGCACGTCCGGTGTCGCCGGTCCCGGGACACAACAGAGCGCGAGGTCGACGTCGCCGTCGATTTCGGTCACCGAGGGGACGAACGTCGAGCCGAACAGCTCCCCCGTGGCGGAGGGGTTCACCGGATACACCGGCCCGTCGAACTCCGCGGCGTTCGCCATCGCTTCGTACCCGATCTTTCCCTCGGTCGCCGACGCGCCGACGACGGCGATCCCCGAGGGGTCGAAGAGCTGTCTGAGAGTCACGTTCCCTCCTATACCGAATACCGTCAAAGCGTTTTCCCCCGTGGTCGACACCAGTCCCACACGACTCGCCGAGCGGAGGGCGCTTTCGCACTCTGGATCGGGGCCGAGGCCGCTGTCGGATCGGCCGTGACCGCTCTCCTCGACTCACGGCATCTCTTCGGCTATTCCGTAAGTTTATCATCTTGGGTTGGATATCGATCGATAATGACGTTACTGGAAGGACGAGGGCTGACGAAGAAGTTCGGCGGGGTCGTCGCCATCGAGGACGTCTCCTTCACCGTCGACCGCGGCGAGGCCGTCGGGCTCATCGGTCCGAACGGCGCCGGAAAGAGTACGCTGTTCCGGACGATCACCGGCGTGCACCCGCCGACGGAGGGAGAGGTGTTCTTCGACGGCGAGAACATCACAGGCGAGTCGCAACACGAGATCTGCCACCGCGGGATGGCGAAGACCCACCAGATCGTCCGGCCGTTCGAGAGCCTTTCGCTCCTCGAAAACGTCACCGTCGGCGCGTCCTTCGGCGGCCGCAAGTTCGACGACCCCAGAGAGCGAGCCGCGGAGATGCTTGAGTTCGTCGGGCTCGACGAGCAGATGCACGCCGACGTGGGCGAACTCAGCGTCGGCCAACTCAAGCGCCTCGAGATCGCGCGCGTGCTCGCGACCGATCCCGAGATGGTCCTCTTCGACGAGGTCGCCGGCGGGCTCGACCCCGAGGAGACAGAGGGCATCATCGACCTCGTCGGCGACATCATCGACGAGGGGAAGACGGTGTTCCTCATCGACCACGTGATGCGCGCGCTGATGAGCGTCAGCGAGCGCGTGATGGTGCTCGACAACGGGAAACTCATCGCGGAGGGAACGCCGGAGGAGATCCAGAACGACGACCAGGTCATCGAGGCCTACCTGGGCGAGCACGCCGGGAAGGACCTCTCGGACGCGATCGCCGAGAGCTGAAGTCGATTTTTTCGAGAACTCCTCGCCCGCCTACCGCTTCCCGGCGAAGTCGACGAACGCCGCGATCTTCTCGCTCGCGCCCTCGGTCACGCTCGACCCGTGGTAGACGAGGCCGACGTCGAACTCGTACTCCAGCAGTCGCGAGAGCGACTCGTCGGCCGTCGCGACGTCCGCGGAGTAGTACGCCGTCGGGAGGACGAAGTACCCCGCCGGGAGTCCCCTGGCGTCCGACCCGAACAGGGCGTCCCCGAGGACGGCGACGCCGCTCGCCTCGTCGACGAGCGCGTGATGGCCGTCGGCGTGCCCCGGCACGTGGACGGCCGTGAACGTCCCCACCCGGTCGCCGTCGCCGAAGCGGTGGTCCACCGCGACGTCGACGGCGACGCCCTCGGGAACCCACGTCTCCAGGTCGAAGCGTTCGACGAGACCCGCCAGGCCGCCCACGTGGTCGGGGTCGCCGTGCGTGATCACGATCCGCTCGGGCGTGATCCCCAGCGAATCGAGCGCGGCGGCGACGACGTCGACGGTGTCATCGAAGCCGGCGTCGACGAGCGTCGGCGTCTCGCCGTCGACACAGAAGACGCGCCAGCGGGCGTCGTCGGCCTCTTTCACGGTGATGTCGTAGACGTCCGGTGCGGTCTCCGTCACGGCCGGGTCGGTGTCCGTCATCACCCGTGTGTACGCCGCCGCGGGTGTTAAACCTACACTGTGAGTCCGAACGGATTCGGCGGGTGATCCGCCGACTGCGGACGCATCGACACCCCTATTGTGGTCCACGGTGACACGACGGACACGAACGATGACAGATGGAATCCCGGCGCGGGCACGCGGTGCGCTCCCGGTCGATCCCTCCTGGCTCGCGCTGCCTGCGGGCGTTCTCGTCGCCGGCGCGGTTCTCCAGTTCGCGCCGCTGTCGGCCGAGGCCGCTCGAATGCTCGCGATCACGCTGTTCTGCGTCGCGATGTGGATCGGGTCGCCGGTGGACCCGTGGTTCACCGCGCTGATCGGGATCGGGCTGATCGGCGTGGGGTTCTCGGCCGAACTCGCGCTGACGGGCTTTCAGTCGCCCGCGACGTGGCTGGTCGTCGTCGGCCTCCTCATCGGCGAGGCCGCGACGGCCAGCGGACTGGCCGGCCTCGTCGAGCGGACCTCGTTGCACCGGATGCCGGACCGGATTGCCACCGACGCCGTCGCCGTCTACCGCTATCTGCTGGTCGTCCTCTCGGTCGGGAGCCTGGCGCTCGCGGTGTTGGTCCCCTCTTCGCTGGTGCGGGTGCTGATCCTCGCGCCGATCCTCAAGTCGCTGGGCGACCTGTTCACCGAGCGGAGCGCGAAGATCGGGATCTTCCTCGGCCCGCTGTTCGCGACCTACTACGGGGCGTCGGGCGTCCTGACCGGGTCGCTGGCGAACATCATCGTCACCGGGCTCGTCGAGTCGAGCGGCGGGCCGGCGATCTCCTGGACGGAGTGGACGCTCTGGATGGGACCGGTGATGGGGATCGGCCGAGTCGTCGTCGTCGTCGCCGTCACGTACCTCCTGTATCGGCCCCGCGACAGGGACGCGATCGACGCTCCCGAACGTCTCGAATCTGTCTCCGCGTCGCCCGAGGAGCGACGGATGCTCCTCTTTCTCCTCGTCGGCGTCGCGGTCTGGGCGACGGACTTCGCCCACGGCCTGCACCCGCTCTTCGGCGCGGTCGTCGTCGCGCTCCTGTCGTTTTCCCCGCGGATCGGCGTCATCGACCACGAGGCGATCGGCGAGACCGACTTCTCGATCCTCTTCTTCCTCGGCGCGATCTTCGCCATCGCGGAGGGCCTCCAGCGGACCGCCTTCACCGACCTGGCCGCCGAGACGATGCTCTCGTACCTGCCGAGCGATCCGTCCCTGCCGCTCGTCTTGGTGTTCGTCGTCGTCGTCTCGATGTCGCTCGCGTTCGTGATGGAAGGGATGGCCGTCGCGAGCGTGATCACGCCCGTCTTCGTCTCCTTCGCGACCAGCGCGGGGATCCCGCTCGTCCCCGTCGCGATGATCGAGAGCGTCGCCCTGAACGCGTACTTCTTCCCGTACCAGTCGGCCGTGCTGGTCGCGATGCTCGGACTCGGCGTCGTCGACACGATGGAGCTGAGTCGGATGGCTGGACTCTGTACGGTCGCGACGCTCGTGTTCCTGCTGCCGATTCAGATCGCGATGTTCACGTTCCTGTTCTGAGCGCCGCCGGACGCGCGTTCACGGGGCGGTCCCCGCCGCTCCCCACCGACGACCGCGTTTTGAAATAGAAAATCCGACGCCGGCTACGAGAAGTACTTCTCGACGAGGTCCTCGCGCTGGATCGTCCCCGTGTCGGTGCGCGGCAGTTCCTCGTCGGTTATCGCGTACGCCCGCGGCCGCTTGAAATCCGCCAGCCCGTCGTGCTGGAGGCAGTACTCCTCGAGGTCGTCCTCGATGAGTTCCGCGCCGTCCTCCGTGACGACGACGGCCGTGACGACCTGTCCCCACTCCTCGTCGTCGAGGCCGAAGACGCAGGCCTCCGACACGTCGGGGTGGTTGCCGAGAACGCGCTCGACCTCCGCGGGGTAGACGTTCTCGCCGCCGCTGTTGATCATGTTGTCGACGCGGTCGACGATGTAGAGATAGCCCTCCTCGTCGATCCGGGCGACGTCGCGGGTGCGGAGCCACCCGTCGAAGTAGGACTTCTCGGTCGCCTCCTCGTTGTCGATGTACTCGTGGGACATCCCCGGACCGCGGGCGATGATCTCACCGCGCTCGCCGGCGTCGACGGTGGCCTCGGGGTCGGGATCCTCCGAGAGCGGGACGGTCTCGACGACGCGGATCTCCCAGGTGAACGACTCCTTGCCGATGGTGCCGGGGTGCTCCTCCTGGACGCTCGGGTGGGCGAAGGAGAGGTCCGGGCCCGCCT is drawn from Halobellus limi and contains these coding sequences:
- a CDS encoding SLC13 family permease, encoding MTDGIPARARGALPVDPSWLALPAGVLVAGAVLQFAPLSAEAARMLAITLFCVAMWIGSPVDPWFTALIGIGLIGVGFSAELALTGFQSPATWLVVVGLLIGEAATASGLAGLVERTSLHRMPDRIATDAVAVYRYLLVVLSVGSLALAVLVPSSLVRVLILAPILKSLGDLFTERSAKIGIFLGPLFATYYGASGVLTGSLANIIVTGLVESSGGPAISWTEWTLWMGPVMGIGRVVVVVAVTYLLYRPRDRDAIDAPERLESVSASPEERRMLLFLLVGVAVWATDFAHGLHPLFGAVVVALLSFSPRIGVIDHEAIGETDFSILFFLGAIFAIAEGLQRTAFTDLAAETMLSYLPSDPSLPLVLVFVVVVSMSLAFVMEGMAVASVITPVFVSFATSAGIPLVPVAMIESVALNAYFFPYQSAVLVAMLGLGVVDTMELSRMAGLCTVATLVFLLPIQIAMFTFLF
- a CDS encoding MBL fold metallo-hydrolase, with the translated sequence MTDTDPAVTETAPDVYDITVKEADDARWRVFCVDGETPTLVDAGFDDTVDVVAAALDSLGITPERIVITHGDPDHVGGLAGLVERFDLETWVPEGVAVDVAVDHRFGDGDRVGTFTAVHVPGHADGHHALVDEASGVAVLGDALFGSDARGLPAGYFVLPTAYYSADVATADESLSRLLEYEFDVGLVYHGSSVTEGASEKIAAFVDFAGKR
- a CDS encoding acetate--CoA ligase family protein, whose amino-acid sequence is MSEALPEPIAAARADGRDTLTEAEGKRLLASVGVDTPSFEVCSGVDEAVEAAETVGYPAVVKVSSPDVTHKSEWAGGVGVAVGLDTPDAVRGAVEAIFDAAAERGIEADVLVEAAADLERGTEVIVGGVRDPSFGPVVLTGLGGVFTEIFEDTSHRIAPIDAAEARGMLAELQSAPLLSGYRGSDPADVQRLAEVIVAVGDLVDDHPIAELDVNPVLATTDGVMALDALVVLEER
- a CDS encoding acyl-CoA thioesterase — its product is MYERTWTVRFSDTDPHGIAHYPRIVDALHETSDMFMQEIGYPFWELTENYDFGFPLVDMQFEFKAPLHAGDDVRMTLTPDPSTRAVRFEYEAYNGDTLAFSGYEQRVCAETGGGGAVEIPEEIHSKFVEYAEE
- a CDS encoding ABC transporter ATP-binding protein, which translates into the protein MTLLEGRGLTKKFGGVVAIEDVSFTVDRGEAVGLIGPNGAGKSTLFRTITGVHPPTEGEVFFDGENITGESQHEICHRGMAKTHQIVRPFESLSLLENVTVGASFGGRKFDDPRERAAEMLEFVGLDEQMHADVGELSVGQLKRLEIARVLATDPEMVLFDEVAGGLDPEETEGIIDLVGDIIDEGKTVFLIDHVMRALMSVSERVMVLDNGKLIAEGTPEEIQNDDQVIEAYLGEHAGKDLSDAIAES
- a CDS encoding CoA-binding protein, translating into MTLRQLFDPSGIAVVGASATEGKIGYEAMANAAEFDGPVYPVNPSATGELFGSTFVPSVTEIDGDVDLALCCVPGPATPDVLEECGEAGIGAAVIYASGFAEAGEEGEELQAAIVEIAEEYDISLLGPNTSGFLVPGTDLRCTFASGAEEIPAGNTAVIAQSGGVAHVLAFQSRRQGRGISAMVGLGNRANVGFAETVEYFDGDDRTDAIALHVEGTDDGRRLLEACRESDTPVIAYKVGQSDVGDFAESHTGALTGDHELYTAGFAQYGVPTVDATDDLLDAAAALGNSPTPDGPNVGVVTAQAGPGIIITDRIQRAGGRLPELTEATQERVDEILPGITYADNPVDTGRPMPAFGDVVTAVAEDDRIDIVLVYELFEAALGLPVEELDGLAERVDKPVLFATEGIEEDLADEREALKDVGVPFFETPERAAEAAGALARYAQLHGDDRVADGGSTPAGVVTDGNASAGAAADGHAPAGAADEEVSTDE